From the genome of Tistrella bauzanensis:
TGTTTGTGGCCGATGCCATGGTCACCCGCACCGCCCCCGCGCCGGATCGACGAGGCGATGATGGACGATCTGACCACCTTTCTGGGCGATGTCTCGGGCATCGTCTGGGGACCTGTGATGCTGGTGCTGCTGCTTGGCACCGGCGTCTATCTGATGTTGGGCCTGCGGTTTCTGCCGCTCCGGCGCATCGGCACCGGCTTCGCGCTCGCCTTCGGGCGCGGCCCCGCCAGAACCGCCGATACGGGCGAGATCAGCCCGTTCCAGGCGTTGGCGACCGCTTTGTCCGCCACCATCGGCACCGGCAATATCGCCGGCGTCGCCACCGCGATCGCGCTGGGCGGGCCGGGGGCGGTGTTCTGGATGTGGATCACCGCCCTGTTCGGGATGGCGACCAAGTTTTCGGAAGCCGTGCTGGCGGTGAAATACCGCGAGACCGATGCGAGCGGCGCCCATGTCGGCGGGCCGATGTATTACATCCGCAACGGCCTGGGCCCGAAATGGACGTGGCTGGGCCTGCTGTTCGCGCTGTTCGGCATGATCGCCGGCTTCGGCATCGGCAACACCGTTCAGGCCAATTCCATCGCCACAGCCCTCGATCACAGTTTCGGCCTGCCGGTCTGGATCAGCGGGCTGGTGATGATGGTGCTGGTGTTCCTGGTGATCATCGGCGGCGTGCGCCGGATCGGCCAGGTCGCGGGCGGTCTGGTGCCGGCGATGGCCGCGATCTATATCATCGGCGCGCTGGCGGTGATCCTGGTCCA
Proteins encoded in this window:
- a CDS encoding alanine/glycine:cation symporter family protein, translating into MDDLTTFLGDVSGIVWGPVMLVLLLGTGVYLMLGLRFLPLRRIGTGFALAFGRGPARTADTGEISPFQALATALSATIGTGNIAGVATAIALGGPGAVFWMWITALFGMATKFSEAVLAVKYRETDASGAHVGGPMYYIRNGLGPKWTWLGLLFALFGMIAGFGIGNTVQANSIATALDHSFGLPVWISGLVMMVLVFLVIIGGVRRIGQVAGGLVPAMAAIYIIGALAVILVQIDKVPDAFATIFDAAFSGTAATGGFAGATVAAAIRFGVARGIFSNEAGLGSAPIAHAAARTNDPVRQGLIAMLGTFIDTIIVCTMTALVIVMSGLWTEGASGAPLSSAAFEVGLPGFGGWVVTIGLVLFAFTTILGWSYYGERCAQFLFGPRVILPYRLLWVVAIFAGAVADLGLVWIVADILNALMAVPNLIALLALSGTVFATVKAWKGARL